The Gillisia sp. Hel_I_86 genome has a segment encoding these proteins:
- a CDS encoding N-acetylornithine carbamoyltransferase has translation MKNYINLSDIDDLPALLEDALHLKNHNSDPELGKGKTLGMLFFNPSLRTRLSTEKAAKLLGMEVMVMNVNNDSWALEFEDGQVMDSNKAEHIKEGAAVLSQYCDIIAVRAFPELKDKERDNAELVLNGFKKYASVPILNMESATGHPLQALTDALTIMELKKAKRPKVVLTWAPHPRALPHAVPNSFVQMMQKMDVELCIANPKGYDLNPEITKNTTISHDQKEALKNADFVYVKNWSSYENYGKVLKTDADWTFDQEKLRGTNNAKVMHCLPVRRNVVIADDVLDSENSVVIHQANNRTFAAQAVLKSILKG, from the coding sequence ATGAAAAATTACATAAATCTATCAGATATAGATGATCTGCCGGCTTTGCTGGAAGACGCACTACACCTTAAAAATCATAATTCCGATCCCGAACTTGGAAAAGGAAAGACCTTGGGAATGCTATTTTTCAACCCTAGCTTGCGAACCCGACTTAGCACAGAAAAAGCAGCAAAATTATTGGGAATGGAAGTCATGGTTATGAATGTAAACAACGATAGTTGGGCTTTGGAATTTGAAGATGGGCAGGTCATGGATTCCAATAAAGCCGAACACATTAAGGAAGGTGCCGCAGTGCTTTCTCAATACTGCGACATCATTGCGGTACGTGCTTTTCCAGAATTAAAGGACAAAGAGCGGGACAATGCGGAATTGGTATTGAATGGTTTTAAAAAATATGCCTCTGTGCCTATTTTAAATATGGAAAGTGCCACTGGCCATCCTTTGCAGGCACTTACAGATGCCCTCACTATAATGGAACTCAAAAAAGCGAAACGTCCCAAGGTGGTTCTAACTTGGGCTCCCCACCCTAGAGCATTACCGCATGCAGTACCCAATTCCTTTGTGCAGATGATGCAAAAAATGGATGTCGAACTATGCATTGCGAATCCTAAAGGCTATGATCTGAACCCAGAGATCACTAAGAATACAACGATTAGTCATGATCAAAAAGAGGCACTGAAAAACGCAGATTTTGTGTATGTGAAAAACTGGAGCAGCTATGAAAATTATGGAAAAGTGCTTAAAACAGATGCCGACTGGACTTTCGACCAAGAAAAATTACGAGGTACCAACAATGCTAAAGTGATGCACTGTTTACCAGTAAGGAGAAATGTAGTAATTGCAGATGACGTGTTGGACAGTGAGAATTCCGTAGTGATCCATCAGGCAAATAACCGAACTTTTGCTGCCCAGGCGGTATTGAAATCAATTTTGAAGGGATAA
- the argH gene encoding argininosuccinate lyase, whose product MKLWDKGISIDKKIEKFTVGNDRELDLFLAEYDIIASKAHAKMLGKIEILTSDEVDSILVELNKLQAQVAEGSFVIEEDFEDVHSKIEFELTKTLGDTGKKIHTARSRNDQVLVAMQLYFKANLLEIYSKTENLIDVLLNLAEKHQNKLLPGYTHLQVAMPSSFGLWFSAYAEIIIDDLYLLQAGLKIVDQNPLGSAAGYGSSFPIDREFTTKELGFKTLKYNVVAAQMSRGKCERTVTSNIASLANTLSRFSMDICLYMSQNFDFITFPDELTTGSSIMPHKKNPDVFELIRGKCNKLQAIANEMILITNNLPSGYHRDFQLIKENSIYAVENIKEILDVFIHSIALIRVKDIDMQDEKYKYLFTVDSINDLVIQGKSFREAYKVIGGQVENGTYIPAHIKNHTHLGSKDNLALDKIAEKKDL is encoded by the coding sequence ATGAAACTCTGGGATAAAGGCATTTCTATAGATAAGAAGATTGAAAAGTTTACCGTTGGAAACGATCGGGAATTGGATCTTTTTCTTGCTGAATATGATATTATAGCCTCCAAAGCACACGCTAAAATGCTTGGGAAAATAGAAATTTTAACTTCAGATGAGGTCGATTCAATTCTAGTAGAACTCAACAAACTTCAAGCTCAGGTAGCCGAAGGCAGTTTTGTGATCGAGGAGGATTTTGAAGATGTGCATTCCAAAATTGAATTTGAACTCACAAAAACTTTGGGAGATACAGGAAAGAAGATTCATACTGCCCGATCCAGGAACGATCAGGTTTTAGTGGCAATGCAGCTTTATTTCAAAGCGAATTTATTGGAGATCTATTCGAAAACAGAAAATCTCATAGATGTCCTTTTAAATCTTGCTGAAAAGCATCAGAATAAATTGCTTCCGGGTTATACTCATTTACAAGTGGCAATGCCCTCATCTTTCGGGTTATGGTTTTCAGCCTATGCCGAAATAATAATAGATGATCTGTATTTATTGCAAGCAGGATTGAAGATAGTAGACCAAAACCCATTGGGTTCTGCTGCCGGCTATGGTTCTTCATTTCCGATAGACCGGGAATTCACTACTAAGGAGTTGGGTTTCAAAACATTAAAATATAATGTGGTTGCAGCTCAAATGAGCCGAGGAAAATGTGAGCGAACGGTAACTTCCAATATTGCTTCGCTTGCAAATACGCTTTCAAGATTTTCTATGGACATCTGTTTATATATGAGTCAGAATTTCGATTTTATCACCTTTCCAGATGAACTCACCACGGGATCCAGCATTATGCCCCACAAAAAGAATCCGGATGTTTTTGAATTGATAAGGGGGAAATGCAACAAACTTCAGGCTATTGCCAATGAAATGATATTAATTACCAATAATCTTCCTAGTGGGTACCATAGGGATTTTCAGTTAATAAAAGAGAACAGTATTTACGCGGTTGAAAATATCAAGGAAATTTTAGATGTATTTATTCACTCCATTGCGCTCATCAGGGTAAAAGATATAGATATGCAGGACGAGAAGTATAAATACCTCTTTACCGTAGATAGCATTAATGATCTGGTGATCCAGGGAAAGTCGTTTCGGGAAGCTTATAAAGTTATAGGAGGGCAGGTGGAAAATGGGACTTATATTCCTGCGCATATTAAAAACCATACACATCTTGGAAGTAAGGATAATCTTGCGCTGGATAAAATAGCTGAAAAGAAAGATTTATGA
- a CDS encoding DMT family transporter, with product MAKNLQFPKILELNLAVLFISTSGVLGRYITLNPFVTIFYRTLLAVILFYIFCRWKKLDLRISTGRDLLKIALSGLLMTGHWVAYFFALRYSNVAIGILSLFTYPVVTAFLEPLLLKTKFSKSHLALGLLVLCGIYFLVPEISFQNNYTVAVLLGILSGIFYALRNILMKQEIEKYHGSVLMMYQIAVVTVVLSPVLFFSNFDDVVLQWAPLLTLAIVTTCIGHTLFLISLRNFSATAASIMSSAQPLYAIILGIIFLAEYPSLKTIIGGTLIIGAVIIESMRSLRKKAAVEGID from the coding sequence TTGGCTAAAAACTTACAATTCCCTAAGATTCTGGAACTAAACCTTGCAGTGCTTTTTATTAGCACGTCAGGGGTTTTGGGAAGGTATATTACTTTAAACCCATTTGTAACTATATTTTATAGAACCCTCCTGGCAGTAATTCTATTTTATATTTTTTGCAGATGGAAAAAATTGGACCTAAGAATTTCGACGGGCAGAGATCTATTAAAAATTGCGTTGAGCGGGTTATTAATGACAGGACATTGGGTAGCTTACTTTTTCGCCCTACGATATTCGAATGTGGCTATAGGGATCCTTTCACTTTTTACCTATCCCGTAGTTACTGCATTTTTGGAACCATTGCTTTTAAAAACAAAATTCAGTAAAAGTCATTTGGCCTTAGGACTCTTAGTCTTATGTGGAATTTATTTTTTGGTGCCAGAAATCAGCTTTCAAAATAACTATACCGTTGCTGTATTGCTAGGAATTTTATCTGGAATTTTCTATGCGCTAAGAAATATCTTAATGAAACAGGAAATTGAAAAATATCATGGTTCAGTATTAATGATGTATCAAATAGCAGTAGTAACTGTTGTGCTTTCACCAGTTTTATTTTTCAGTAATTTTGATGACGTAGTATTGCAATGGGCTCCATTATTGACCCTTGCCATTGTAACAACCTGTATAGGCCACACCTTGTTCCTGATAAGTCTACGGAATTTTTCTGCAACAGCAGCAAGTATCATGAGCAGTGCGCAACCCCTCTATGCTATAATTTTGGGGATCATATTCCTTGCTGAATATCCCTCGCTAAAAACAATAATAGGAGGGACGCTAATAATTGGTGCAGTTATTATTGAAAGTATGAGGTCCCTTCGCAAAAAAGCAGCCGTGGAAGGGATCGATTAA
- the leuB gene encoding 3-isopropylmalate dehydrogenase — MKLKIAVLPGDGIGPEITHQAVKILKSIADRFDHDFHFEEASVGATAIDQFNNPLPEATLDLCKESDAILFGAIGHPKYDNDPSAKIRPEQGLLRLRKELGLFANIRPVSTYSKLMEMSPLRPERIEGVDMVIYRELTGGIYFGEKSLNEEGTSATDVCTYAVMEIERIAHLAFKAAQKRRKKLTLVDKANVLETSRLWRKTVTAIAKEYPDIQLDFLFVDNAAMQMILNPKQFDVILTENLFGDILSDEASVISGSIGLLASASVGKKNALFEPIHGSYPEAAGRGIANPLAAILSAAMLLDHFHLTEEAKAIRKAVEISINLNICTQDINNEYHYPTEKVGDFLDGLISEVDNYHINNENLNLGQMTII, encoded by the coding sequence ATGAAACTAAAAATAGCAGTATTGCCCGGAGATGGAATTGGGCCTGAAATTACCCATCAGGCAGTTAAAATTTTAAAATCCATAGCAGATCGTTTTGATCATGACTTTCACTTTGAGGAAGCTTCGGTTGGAGCAACAGCCATAGATCAATTTAACAACCCGTTACCAGAGGCCACTTTAGATTTATGCAAGGAATCTGATGCTATATTATTTGGAGCAATTGGGCATCCCAAATATGATAACGATCCAAGCGCCAAAATAAGGCCGGAGCAAGGCTTACTTAGGTTGAGAAAGGAACTGGGATTATTTGCAAATATCCGCCCTGTAAGCACCTACTCAAAATTGATGGAGATGTCCCCTTTGCGCCCCGAACGAATTGAAGGAGTGGATATGGTAATTTACCGTGAGTTAACCGGCGGAATTTATTTTGGTGAGAAGAGCTTAAATGAAGAAGGTACCAGTGCCACAGATGTTTGCACCTACGCGGTTATGGAAATAGAAAGAATTGCTCATCTGGCATTTAAAGCTGCTCAAAAACGCCGTAAAAAACTAACCTTAGTAGATAAAGCCAATGTGTTGGAAACTTCCAGGCTTTGGAGAAAAACAGTAACCGCCATTGCTAAAGAGTACCCGGATATTCAACTCGATTTTCTATTTGTAGACAATGCAGCCATGCAAATGATCTTAAATCCCAAACAATTCGATGTAATCCTTACCGAAAACTTATTCGGTGATATTTTATCTGACGAAGCAAGTGTGATTTCAGGAAGTATTGGATTATTGGCATCTGCATCAGTTGGGAAGAAAAATGCCTTATTTGAACCTATTCATGGGTCTTATCCTGAAGCAGCCGGTAGGGGAATTGCAAATCCATTGGCAGCCATTCTTTCGGCAGCTATGTTATTGGATCATTTTCACTTGACCGAAGAAGCTAAAGCCATTAGGAAAGCAGTTGAAATTAGTATTAATCTCAATATTTGTACGCAGGATATCAATAATGAATACCACTACCCCACCGAAAAAGTAGGAGATTTTTTAGATGGGCTTATTAGCGAGGTAGACAATTATCATATCAATAACGAAAATCTAAATTTAGGCCAGATGACCATTATTTAA
- a CDS encoding IS4 family transposase encodes MRRGFTGLGDKRLVYRGNKILSDLFSKSVHSIRQLSRNESDAKAVYRFLQNDRVSEEDIVENLVHNCQMACAGKFVVCIQDTTEVNLSSHGNRINKDGFVGTTNAKNSQGLGFFVHPSLVLDAVSGTPYGYSDIKIWNRSLDFKSKHERQYGKLPMEEKESYKWIEVSKNTQASLRDVVAGMVIVQDREGDIYEQFASIPDARTDLLIRARADRALADGSKLFSCLADQPCQGSYEVQVDACAKTRRKKRTAKIEIRYKEVELKRTRAASKAVAPSIKLYLVEAKEANRAGPDRVCWRLLTSLPIETLEMAEMCVEWYKWRWTIEEVFKILKKEGYNIEASELEHGSSVRKLSLLIMEVIIQLFLMRLAYAVPEGEMSADSCFTEEEQAFLEHQIIRLEGRTGKQKNPYKEKGLKRYVWAIARLGGWKGYESKRHPGITTLWIGLKYFKAAMEGWTIHKDVSTR; translated from the coding sequence ATGAGAAGGGGGTTCACAGGCTTAGGGGATAAACGTTTGGTTTATCGGGGCAACAAGATTTTATCGGACCTGTTCAGCAAGAGCGTCCATTCGATCCGTCAGCTCAGCAGGAACGAATCAGACGCAAAGGCCGTTTACCGTTTTTTGCAGAACGATAGGGTCAGTGAAGAAGATATAGTAGAGAACCTGGTACATAATTGCCAGATGGCTTGTGCGGGCAAATTTGTTGTCTGTATCCAAGATACCACGGAGGTCAACCTAAGCAGCCATGGTAATAGGATCAACAAAGATGGCTTTGTGGGCACGACCAATGCGAAGAATTCCCAGGGACTGGGGTTCTTTGTCCACCCAAGTTTGGTCTTGGATGCCGTGAGCGGCACCCCCTACGGCTATTCTGATATTAAGATCTGGAACAGGTCCTTGGACTTCAAATCAAAGCATGAAAGACAGTACGGCAAGCTGCCCATGGAAGAAAAAGAGTCCTATAAGTGGATAGAGGTGTCCAAAAACACACAGGCCTCACTAAGGGACGTGGTAGCGGGAATGGTGATCGTACAAGATAGGGAAGGGGATATCTACGAACAGTTTGCAAGCATACCAGATGCACGAACAGATCTATTGATAAGGGCCCGTGCGGATAGGGCCTTGGCGGATGGGTCAAAATTGTTCAGCTGCCTGGCGGACCAGCCCTGTCAAGGATCCTATGAGGTACAGGTGGATGCCTGTGCAAAGACCAGAAGGAAAAAAAGGACCGCAAAAATTGAAATCAGATATAAAGAGGTAGAACTGAAAAGGACCAGGGCGGCCAGCAAGGCAGTGGCGCCCAGCATAAAACTATATCTGGTGGAGGCCAAAGAGGCTAACCGGGCCGGGCCGGACAGGGTGTGCTGGAGGTTATTGACAAGCCTGCCCATAGAGACCCTGGAAATGGCAGAAATGTGCGTGGAATGGTATAAGTGGAGGTGGACGATAGAAGAGGTGTTCAAGATATTGAAAAAAGAGGGCTACAATATCGAGGCGTCAGAGCTGGAGCATGGGTCATCGGTAAGAAAACTGAGCTTGTTGATAATGGAGGTCATCATCCAACTGTTCTTGATGCGGCTGGCGTATGCAGTACCAGAAGGAGAGATGAGCGCCGATAGCTGTTTCACGGAAGAAGAGCAAGCGTTTTTAGAGCACCAGATAATAAGACTGGAAGGTAGGACAGGGAAACAAAAAAACCCGTACAAGGAAAAAGGGCTAAAAAGATATGTTTGGGCGATAGCTAGACTTGGCGGATGGAAAGGCTATGAAAGCAAAAGGCATCCCGGCATAACGACCCTATGGATAGGACTGAAATATTTTAAGGCGGCCATGGAAGGGTGGACGATTCATAAAGATGTGTCCACACGATAG
- a CDS encoding M20 family metallo-hydrolase yields MEISKLQKKTIKLLQDLIETQSFSSEEEGTAALLENWLQEFEIPFQRSGNNVWAANKHFDHEKPTLLLNSHHDTVIPNSAYTRNPFAATIEDGKLYGLGSNDAGGCLVSLLATFSYFFEAQDLNFNLLFAGTAEEEINGENGIASLLPLIPKIDVAIVGEPTLMQMAVAEKGLVVFDAKVKGTASHAAHPNNDSAIYKCISVLDWCKNFKFEKVSEALGEVKLTVTQINAGSQHNVVPACVDLVIDVRVNDRYSNEEVAEILRKNAPVDEIIPRSLRLNSSSISMDHPLVVAGTGLGMSSYGSPTLSDQAMLSCPSLKLGPGDSTRSHSADEFIYVQEIEEGIEMYISLLQQALKK; encoded by the coding sequence ATGGAAATTTCAAAGCTTCAAAAGAAAACCATAAAGTTATTGCAAGATCTTATAGAGACCCAATCATTTTCTTCTGAAGAGGAAGGAACAGCAGCATTATTGGAAAATTGGCTGCAGGAATTTGAAATTCCATTTCAGCGGAGTGGGAACAATGTTTGGGCCGCGAACAAACATTTCGATCACGAAAAGCCAACCTTGTTGTTGAATTCCCATCACGATACCGTTATACCCAATTCCGCCTATACTCGGAATCCTTTCGCTGCGACTATTGAGGACGGAAAATTATATGGATTGGGCAGCAACGATGCCGGCGGATGTTTGGTATCTTTGTTGGCGACTTTCTCCTATTTTTTTGAAGCACAAGACCTGAATTTTAATTTGCTTTTTGCGGGAACTGCGGAAGAGGAAATAAATGGTGAAAACGGGATTGCAAGCTTGTTGCCCTTAATTCCAAAAATTGATGTCGCTATTGTAGGTGAGCCCACGCTAATGCAGATGGCTGTAGCAGAAAAAGGACTGGTGGTTTTCGATGCCAAAGTAAAAGGAACAGCTTCTCATGCAGCGCACCCTAATAATGATAGTGCCATTTATAAATGTATTTCTGTGTTGGATTGGTGCAAGAATTTTAAATTTGAAAAAGTTTCTGAAGCTCTTGGGGAAGTAAAGCTTACGGTAACGCAAATAAACGCGGGGAGCCAGCATAATGTCGTCCCGGCTTGTGTAGACCTTGTAATAGATGTGCGAGTGAACGATCGATATAGCAATGAAGAGGTTGCTGAAATTTTGCGAAAAAATGCCCCTGTAGATGAAATTATTCCTCGTTCCCTACGGTTGAATTCTTCTTCGATTTCTATGGATCATCCATTGGTTGTTGCCGGGACTGGATTGGGAATGTCCTCCTATGGCTCACCAACCTTGTCCGATCAGGCAATGTTATCTTGTCCTTCTTTAAAACTGGGACCTGGTGATTCTACCAGATCACATTCCGCAGATGAATTTATTTATGTGCAAGAGATTGAGGAAGGGATTGAAATGTATATAAGTCTGCTTCAGCAGGCATTAAAGAAATAA
- the argB gene encoding acetylglutamate kinase, producing the protein MKKQILKIVKIGGKLIENEESLSAFLQDFSQLDGAKILVHGGGKIATELSDKLGYKTNMIEGRRITDANAMNVITMVYAGLINKKIVAKLQGLKSNAVGLCGADGKSIVSKKRVVKEIDYGFVGDVEKINAPFISSLLEKDIIPVFSAISCSTEGELFNTNADSVAAEIAIAFSENYQTELFFCFEKNGVLKNPLDDNSVIELLDTTTYQNLLDENIISEGMLPKLHNCFYALENSVSEVYLGGANLLQNGIKHTKIIK; encoded by the coding sequence ATGAAAAAACAAATTTTAAAAATAGTTAAAATAGGAGGGAAGCTCATTGAGAATGAGGAGAGCCTGAGTGCATTTCTGCAAGATTTTTCTCAATTGGACGGTGCTAAAATTTTAGTTCACGGTGGTGGCAAGATCGCAACCGAATTGTCCGATAAATTAGGATACAAAACCAACATGATCGAGGGGAGAAGAATTACAGATGCCAATGCAATGAATGTCATCACCATGGTATATGCAGGCCTCATCAATAAGAAAATTGTCGCCAAATTACAGGGCTTAAAAAGCAATGCTGTGGGACTTTGCGGCGCCGATGGAAAAAGTATCGTTTCCAAGAAACGGGTTGTTAAAGAAATTGATTATGGATTTGTTGGCGATGTGGAAAAAATTAATGCCCCGTTTATTTCTTCACTTTTGGAAAAAGATATTATCCCCGTATTTTCAGCTATTTCATGTAGTACTGAAGGGGAACTTTTTAATACAAATGCCGACTCTGTAGCTGCGGAAATCGCTATTGCTTTTTCTGAAAACTATCAAACTGAATTATTTTTCTGTTTTGAAAAAAATGGTGTTTTAAAAAATCCTTTGGACGATAACTCGGTGATAGAACTATTGGACACCACGACTTATCAGAACTTACTGGATGAGAATATAATAAGTGAAGGCATGCTTCCAAAATTGCACAATTGTTTTTATGCCTTAGAGAATTCAGTTTCTGAAGTTTATTTAGGAGGGGCAAACTTGCTTCAAAATGGGATTAAACATACAAAAATTATAAAATAA
- the leuD gene encoding 3-isopropylmalate dehydratase small subunit, with translation MEKFISLTDTAVPLEIENIDTDQIIPARFLKATDKEGFGANLFQDWRFDKAGNPNPQFNLNNKKYKGSILVAGNNFGCGSSREHAAWALKAYGFKVIVSSYFADIFKGNSLNNGLLPLQVSPYFLKKLFKAIYLNPSEEIQVDLENQLIKITSTAESEKFEIDSYKKNCLINGFDDIDFLVSRKEAIQKFEEKTFQF, from the coding sequence ATGGAAAAATTTATAAGTCTTACAGACACTGCCGTTCCATTAGAGATTGAAAATATAGATACCGATCAGATAATCCCTGCCAGGTTTTTAAAGGCTACAGATAAGGAAGGATTTGGAGCAAATTTATTTCAAGATTGGAGATTTGACAAAGCCGGAAATCCTAATCCTCAATTTAATTTAAACAACAAAAAATATAAGGGCTCCATCTTGGTTGCAGGAAATAATTTCGGATGTGGATCCAGTAGGGAACACGCTGCATGGGCTTTAAAAGCTTATGGTTTTAAGGTGATCGTTTCCAGCTATTTTGCAGATATTTTTAAAGGAAATTCTTTGAACAATGGATTGCTCCCCCTGCAAGTAAGTCCCTATTTTCTCAAAAAATTGTTCAAAGCGATTTATTTAAACCCTTCAGAAGAAATTCAAGTAGATCTGGAGAATCAGCTCATAAAAATAACAAGCACTGCAGAATCCGAGAAATTTGAAATAGATTCATATAAGAAAAATTGCCTAATAAATGGCTTTGATGATATTGACTTTCTAGTGAGCAGAAAAGAAGCCATTCAAAAGTTTGAAGAAAAAACATTCCAATTCTAA
- a CDS encoding 2-isopropylmalate synthase: protein MSTEKVEIFDTTLRDGEQVPGCKLNTAQKLKIAARLDEMGVDVIEAGFPVSSPGDFKSVTEISKLVRNAAVCGLTRAVKNDIEVAAEALKYARYPRIHTGIGTSDSHIKHKFNSTREKIIERAIMAVSYAKTFVEDVEFYAEDAGRTDNEFLAKVCTAAVKAGATVLNIPDTTGYCLPEEYGQKMKYLKENVTGIHKVRLSCHCHNDLGMATANAIAGVVNGARQIECTINGIGERAGNTALEEVVMILKQHPGLNLTTNINSKLLYGTSRMVSQEMGMIVQPNKAIIGANAFAHSSGIHQDGMIKNKETYEIIDPADVGVTESAIILTARSGRAALAYRAKKMGYELTKLQLDTVYNEFLNFADQRKEVVDNDIHVIMDLSRKRNRAIA, encoded by the coding sequence ATGAGCACAGAAAAGGTAGAAATTTTTGACACAACATTACGAGATGGGGAACAAGTACCTGGCTGTAAATTAAATACAGCTCAAAAATTAAAGATTGCCGCACGACTGGATGAAATGGGAGTGGATGTGATTGAAGCAGGTTTTCCGGTTTCCAGTCCGGGGGATTTTAAATCGGTTACCGAAATATCCAAACTGGTTAGAAATGCTGCCGTTTGTGGACTTACACGTGCTGTAAAAAATGATATCGAAGTTGCTGCCGAAGCTTTAAAATATGCCAGATACCCGAGAATCCATACAGGAATAGGGACTTCAGATTCTCATATAAAACATAAGTTCAATTCCACACGAGAGAAGATTATTGAAAGAGCCATCATGGCTGTTTCTTATGCCAAAACTTTTGTAGAAGATGTGGAATTCTATGCCGAAGATGCCGGGAGAACAGATAATGAATTTCTTGCAAAAGTATGCACCGCTGCTGTTAAAGCCGGAGCTACAGTTTTGAATATTCCGGATACTACCGGTTACTGCCTTCCGGAAGAGTATGGTCAAAAAATGAAATATTTAAAAGAAAATGTAACTGGAATCCATAAGGTAAGACTTTCCTGCCACTGCCATAACGACTTGGGGATGGCTACTGCAAATGCTATTGCAGGCGTAGTTAACGGTGCCAGACAGATTGAGTGTACCATTAACGGAATTGGCGAACGCGCAGGAAACACAGCCTTGGAGGAAGTCGTCATGATCTTAAAACAACATCCGGGCTTGAATCTAACTACCAATATCAATTCAAAATTACTTTATGGTACCAGTAGAATGGTTTCTCAGGAAATGGGAATGATAGTACAACCAAACAAGGCAATTATAGGAGCAAATGCCTTTGCCCACAGCTCCGGAATTCACCAGGATGGGATGATAAAGAATAAGGAAACCTACGAAATTATAGATCCTGCAGACGTAGGGGTCACAGAATCGGCAATCATACTTACTGCGAGAAGCGGAAGGGCCGCTTTGGCATATAGGGCAAAGAAAATGGGTTACGAATTAACCAAACTTCAATTGGACACCGTCTACAATGAGTTTTTAAATTTTGCCGACCAAAGGAAAGAAGTCGTCGATAATGACATTCATGTCATTATGGATTTATCCAGAAAAAGAAACAGAGCTATTGCCTAA
- the leuC gene encoding 3-isopropylmalate dehydratase large subunit, giving the protein MKKTLFDKIWDAHVVESISAGPDILYIDKHLIHEVTSPQAFNELKERGISILRPKQIVATADHNTPTENQHLPIKDLLSRKQLKQLTENCEDNNITLYGLGHPYNGIVHVMAPELGITQPGMTLVCGDSHTSTHGAFGTIAFGIGTSQVSQVFASQCLLVDKPKKLRVNVNGKLREGVLPKDVILYIISKLGTNSGTGYFCEYAGNLFEEMSMEGRMTVCNMSIEMGARGGLIAPDETTFNYLEGREFAPKGVDFEMMKVYWRTLKTDEGAKFDQEYFLDALDIEPMITYGTNPGMGIKLSDPIPLNTGKSDEKALEYMGFKEGETLIDKPINYIFIGSCTNSRIEDFRTAANYIKGKQKATNVNALIVPGSRQVAEQIKAEGLQRIFEEAGFSLRQPGCSACLAMNDDKIPAGEYCVSTSNRNFEGRQGQGSRTLLASPLTAAATAIAGKITNFTQNLN; this is encoded by the coding sequence ATGAAAAAAACACTTTTTGATAAAATCTGGGATGCGCACGTGGTAGAATCCATATCCGCAGGCCCGGATATTTTATATATAGACAAACATCTTATCCATGAGGTCACCAGTCCTCAGGCATTTAACGAATTAAAAGAAAGGGGTATCTCTATTTTGAGGCCTAAGCAAATTGTTGCCACAGCCGATCATAATACCCCCACTGAAAATCAGCATTTACCAATAAAGGATCTGCTGTCTAGAAAACAACTCAAACAACTTACTGAAAACTGCGAAGATAATAATATCACACTTTACGGCTTAGGTCATCCTTATAACGGGATAGTACATGTAATGGCACCAGAATTGGGGATTACACAGCCCGGGATGACCCTTGTTTGTGGAGATAGCCATACCTCTACTCATGGAGCATTTGGGACCATTGCCTTTGGTATTGGAACCAGTCAAGTTTCACAAGTTTTTGCGAGCCAATGCCTATTAGTGGATAAACCAAAGAAACTCAGGGTAAACGTGAATGGAAAATTACGCGAAGGAGTGCTTCCCAAAGACGTCATTTTATATATTATCAGCAAATTGGGAACTAATTCGGGGACAGGATATTTCTGTGAGTATGCAGGAAATCTATTTGAGGAAATGTCTATGGAAGGCAGGATGACAGTGTGTAATATGAGCATTGAAATGGGAGCCCGCGGAGGGCTGATAGCTCCAGATGAAACTACTTTCAACTACCTAGAAGGTCGGGAATTTGCTCCTAAAGGGGTAGATTTTGAAATGATGAAAGTCTACTGGAGAACTTTAAAAACCGATGAAGGAGCAAAATTTGACCAAGAATATTTTCTAGATGCCCTAGATATAGAACCTATGATCACCTATGGCACAAATCCCGGAATGGGGATTAAACTAAGTGATCCAATCCCTCTAAATACAGGGAAAAGTGATGAAAAAGCACTGGAATATATGGGTTTTAAAGAAGGAGAAACCTTAATTGACAAACCTATTAATTATATCTTTATTGGTAGTTGCACCAATTCCAGAATTGAAGATTTTCGCACTGCAGCAAACTATATTAAAGGAAAGCAAAAAGCAACCAACGTAAATGCACTTATAGTTCCCGGTTCAAGGCAAGTAGCCGAACAGATAAAGGCGGAAGGCTTACAACGAATTTTTGAAGAAGCCGGTTTCTCCTTGCGCCAACCGGGATGCTCTGCTTGCCTTGCGATGAACGACGATAAGATTCCTGCTGGGGAATATTGTGTTTCCACAAGTAACCGGAATTTTGAAGGCAGGCAAGGCCAAGGTTCCAGAACGCTATTAGCCAGCCCTCTTACGGCTGCTGCTACGGCAATTGCAGGGAAAATCACCAATTTCACTCAAAATTTAAACTAA